A stretch of DNA from Hippopotamus amphibius kiboko isolate mHipAmp2 chromosome 5, mHipAmp2.hap2, whole genome shotgun sequence:
aaaaaataattattttgagatctgATTCCCTAATTCAGAACTCTTCTTAGAATATTCTCATCTCATCTCTCACGGATAGAGACCAAAAGGTAGaaattaaattctgttttgtGGCTTCCTCGTAAAAGTATATGACCAATTTCAAATGTTTATGGTAACAAGGGATATGAACAATATGAATAACTTTGATAAAACATGAGGTACTAACTTCTCTAGTAAAGCTTTTAATCAAATCTGTTATCAAGGAGCAAAAGGATCAGCTCTGAAGTTcactttcccttccttccaaCCTACTTCTCTACACAGTAAAATATCTAAagacaagagaagggaaaataggCAAAGCAAAGCTCATGAAAATTCATATGCCTAAAAATGAGAACATAAAACATTAGGAGGCAATTCTAATTTGCAAAGCCCACAAAGCCACTTACCTAAAACAGGGATGGGTGATAAGTGGGAAGGGAGGAGTAGACATGTACTTCTATAAACTGTGAAAATTAGGTAACTTCAAGCAAAATCTTAACAATAAAAGATGTGCCAAGTGAATGCACTAAGAAGAAACATACCACTCTTAGCAGGAAATTGCTAGAGAGCTGCTCCCCGCCTGCAGCCTGCTGTATAAGGCCTAATGGCTGGCAAAACCAACTATTCAATTTAGAAAGtggttctcctcttcctcttctgggtTTAATTTCACTCAAATTCATTTTCATCAATTGAATTACAGGACACCAACAAACTGACAATTTTTTCTCTCACAAAAGGGCTAGATGTACTGTAACACTATTATTTGGCATTTGTACACTGTTTAGCGATTTTTCAAAGCAATTTTCACAGGCATCATCTACACTCACAGTGTAGGTAAGTTGCATGGCTACTGCCACTCTCGTGccccagataaggaaactgaatctCAGAAAGGTTGAGTCATTGCCTAAAAATCAGAGTGCTCGCTGGACCATGTATCAATATTCAGGGACTCACATCAGTAGGATACCAGGAGAGTAGTTAACACAGTAAACCCTAGAATCCGATACTGCCCATAAATGTCATTCCCATCCTCCATTATCAATACGCAGAGTCTCTGACCACCTCTTTTAACCTAAATACTACTTTTCACAATTTGCATTTTTAGAATAAAGCTAATTAAACAAAGCTAAGCATCTTTTTCCCACATCGGCCATTTATCAATATAATTCCCAGCAGTATTTGCACGTCAAGATtagttcattaaaaaacaaagagaaatcacGTTCATAAGAGAGCACGACTGattaacaaacataaaatgtAAGTAACTTCTTAGTTTAACTCGGTAGAGTTCCTATAAGGTTATGGCTATGAAATATCCATTTTCCTGTATCATTCAACTTGCTTATCTTTCATTAATGTATTTCAACTTTTGATTTCATAAATTAATGGCAATGTGGTAAATCTTTTAAAAGCTTCATACATCAAGTTATTAACCAAAGTTGTTAAAATCCTAGAGCGCTGAAGCTTTCCATTACTAACATTTCATAATTTCAGCACTTCTAGAAAATATAAGATGAGAAAGTATCTGATGTATTGGGATCTACATTACTTTATTCTTTAGTTAGACAAGTTTAGACTGTATGTGTAAACATGTTTAAAACCTTCTGAATTCAAATTCACCTTccctttttcatatataaaaaaagtACTTCCTTCCAAAAAGAATGTCTCTACTGATGACCATATCTGCCCTGTGTATTTCCATAACACTTGTTTTTAGTTGACCAATATCCTCAAatttttcaagtaattttatCCTAAACTATAATAACCTAGaacatgttattttctttcaaacacTGTCAAAATTGGTTGTCTAGGTAATGAATCCTAAAacttacaaatatatattaaataaatcaattCATTTTTTGCAAgatgccaataaatttaaaatgcagacaTTAAGTTTACCTTCTAGCCATGTGTAGAACGATTCTcctaaaaaacaagacaaaaacaatcaaaattatacacacacatacacagaattgGGTTAAAATGTTCAAATGGTCCttcataaataagaataaattaagCCTATATTTCTTATGACAGACTAAGGAATATGTCCACTGCTTCatgtataatggaaaaatatGCATATGGTTCTAGAGAATAAAGTCCAAAAGTAATTGAAGTAATTTTGGGAAAATGTTCTCAAAAATGACATTTTGACTGCAGAATTTTTGAGAAAACTTTCAgtcaaaatattatataaatcttATTCACGTGAAGGCTTAAATATCCGTAAGTATGAGGAGAACCAATCAAACTTGCCTTTGATGACAGCAAGCGTAgctcccccccctccccagcttTTGATCACTGCCATAGTGCTGTTCaaaactttcaggaaaaaagtaaattataatacaaaaattataaaaaacaaaaaattattaattattccATTTTCCCGGAGCCAGTGAAGCTAGGTATATTTCCTCAATTATCTAAAACTACTAAGTTTTAAGGGATAATAAAAAGTTTCCTAGTTTTCAAGATAATTCTTCAGAAAAGTAAATGACCAGAATATGAAGGGGCCTTACTTGTGTACTATGCTAAAAGAACTATTTCTAGCCCAATATTGTtctgagtgaaaagaaaaatggcagtcaataaagataaaaatagttaatataattCCTAAGTTACCCATCCTTATTTTAATTGCTAAAAGCAAAGCATGATGATAAAATCTCAACACAGAGATGAGGTGAGCAAGGAGTCTAAGGGATAAATTAGATGGTGGGGAATTACTTTGTATCCTGAGAGTCTTCACCCTTTGCAAAACAAGGCAAACACcttcctattcattcattcaacatattcTTAACTTATATGATACTTTTACAAAAGATCATTCATTACCTCATTTGTTAATTCAAAAAGCCCCAACTGCTAACAAGAAAACTAACTCCCCAGGTCCTCAATAACCTGGCCTCTACTCATCTTTCTAATTTAAACTAATTTAAACTCTATATGAAGTCTTTCCTACTGCTAACAGGGTCTCCCCAAACATGCCTCGTTTTTCCTTTCTCATCCCCTTGGTCCATGCTCTCATCCAAGTAGCACATACTATCCAATTCCACCTGCTTAAATCGGTCCATTATTCAAGTCcatctcaaatgccacctcctccagtaAATTTTCCCCACAAGGCAGAATCTGTTCCACCTCTGAAGAGCTACACCACCTACTGTTTGTACTACGTATGTAATACGTCATCATCACTTACGTACAGTGCTTATTATTTCTACGGTATGTGTTTTTAGCTCCTAGAGGAAAGGCATGTTTTATACATCTTTCCACCCTGTACAATGCCCATCACAGTGCCCTTGACACAGATAAGTAAACATTCatctgaaataattattttggctatttggaggcACATTATGACCAATACTCATTTAGTAACCTGGAGTGACCAACTGTTAACAAATTACCATTCATCAGATTATGTGTTATAAATTtcaaagtcataaaaattatCTGGTAAAACTATTTTAACTTCTCTCCATGTCTTTAGAACATATTCAAGTAGATCATATAACCAGAAAATAGGAAACTTGGAATGTGATCTTGTTTCTATACAAAACGTGTAAgtaaaatgatctttttttttttttccataaataacACCTGGCAGTTTATTAACCAATGGCATACACTGCACGACAAACCACCTCAcatgtttcagaaagaaaaatcactaaaTTTGAAAAGACATCATCCACTGAATTTGGACAcaattaaaatgtgatttaaatacttctttggggaggggacacacaCTTCTACTCAATGAAGAGAAACATCTGCAGAGTCcaggccttttattttctttacacccATCATGCCATGAACTCGTAGGGAATGGGCTCCAGCAGCTCAGGCTCCTTTCTATTAGTTCTCACGAAGTGTGCTTCTCTGGGTGGAGCAGGCTGGCGCTTCAGCTGAACCCAAATAcccttctctttggcttccttctttttctgatcattttccttcacccGTTTCAGGAAGCTATCTTGGCTCTTAGAGTGCTTAATATGCTCGATACGCACATTAATTCTCTTGGCAAGAATCTTGCCCTTAACTTGTTTGTTTACAATGATGCCAACAGCATGCTGGGTAACACTGTAGACTCTTCCGGTTTTGCCGTGGTAACATTTGTGGGGCATTCCTTTTTGTACAGTGCCCATTCCCTTGATATCTACAATATCACCTTTCTTGTAGATTCGCACGTATGTGGCCAAAGGAACAACTCCATGTTTTCTAAAAGGCCTAGAGAACATGTAGCGggtgcccctcctcttcccttttatGCTGGTCATTTTGGCAAATTACTGGAAGATGGCGGTTCCAGCTGAAAGGCAGTAGAATGGTCTTTATACTGTTTTTAACATAGGGtaactttaaattataaaaaacactCTTATTTTTTGGTCACCATTGATTGGTAGCTattttctggggggaaaaaagggatactttcttttgaattaaaaactggaaaaaatcaaattttgatCATTAAAGATACTTCTACACTTGAAGCAAAGATAAAATGAGACTTTTAACTCACCATCATCTTcccctgaaagagaaaataatagacAGGATTTTAGAATATGTCTTACACAGTTCATATTCCAATCCTATTTATTTGAATATGGGATTAAAACTTACTGTGTAACTAATAATTATATCATGAACCTTGGTCAGTGTGTAGTTATTTTGCAAATAAGACTTCTTAATAAGAATATAGGCCAAAGAGTACAAGATTTTCACACGTTTTATGCAATAAGTAGTATCAGAGAGCATCTAAAAATAATCGTAAAAACCACTAGTTTCAAtaattaacaaatatataaagtCACTTTTAATCATTACGTACAGATTCTCTCTGAACATGAGTTTCCATACTGGAGTACTTTTCGTTTTTAAATCATTGCTCCTCAGCACATATTCACCTTAATAAAAGCACTTTCCAAACTGTAGTTAGTGAAAGCATCCCTGCAGGGGCTACGGGGCTGCCTAGACGTGAGGAAGAGGCCAGAAGGCTGGGCTTTCGGGCTCCACAGCAGCCTTGCCTTGATTA
This window harbors:
- the LOC130853146 gene encoding 60S ribosomal protein L21-like — encoded protein: MTSIKGKRRGTRYMFSRPFRKHGVVPLATYVRIYKKGDIVDIKGMGTVQKGMPHKCYHGKTGRVYSVTQHAVGIIVNKQVKGKILAKRINVRIEHIKHSKSQDSFLKRVKENDQKKKEAKEKGIWVQLKRQPAPPREAHFVRTNRKEPELLEPIPYEFMA